TTCAAACTGTTGGAGCGAGTTTAAAAGATGTTGTAGATGTAACAACATTTTTGGTGAACATGAATGATTTTGCTGGATATAATAAGGCGTATGGTGAGTTTTTTGAAAAAGAAACCGGACCAACAAGAACAACAGTGGCCGTTCATCAATTACCACATCCTGATTTGGTTGTTGAGATCAAAGTTACTGCCTATAAAAAACAAGAATAGAGAAGTAAGATTCAAGAGACAAGACAAAGGTGTCTTTGTTCTTTTCTCTAGGTTCTCATATCTACAAATGAAATGAACATTAAAAACTACATCAACGGAGAATTCGTAAACCCAATTAAAAATCAATGGATTGATAATTATAATCCATCGATTGGTGAGGTATATGGAAAAATTCCGAATTCTACAGAAGAAGATATTGAAAAAGCATATCAAGCGGCAAATGAAGCTTTTCCAAATTGGTCAAAAACAACATTAGATGAAAGGAGTAATATTTTATCTAAGATTGCCCAATTGATTAAAGAGAAACTAGAAGTTTTAGCCGAAGCAGAATCAAAAGATAACGGAAAGCCATTATCATTAGCAAAAGCTGTTGATATTCCAAGAGCTTCTTCAAACTTTCAATTCTTTGCAAATGCTATCACGCAATTTGCCTCTGAAGCACATGAAAGTGTTGGTTTTAATGCTATAAATTTAACTTTACGTCAGCCCATTGGAGTTGTAGGATGTATTTCTCCATGGAATTTACCGTTATACTTATTTACTTGGAAAATTGCTCCAGCCATAGCTGCAGGTAATTGTGTTGTAGCAAAACCTAGTGAAGTTACTCCAATGACTGCATTTTTACTTGGAGAAATTTGTAATGAAGCGGGTTTACCTAAAGGTGTTTTAAACATTGTTCATGGGTTAGGAAATTCAGCGGGCCAAGCTATTATAGCTCATCCAAAAATTAAAGCAATTTCATTTACAGGAGGAACTAATACAGGAGCTCATATTGCAAGAACAGCAGCTCCGATGTTTAAGAAATTATCTTTAGAGCTTGGAGGTAAAAATCCTAATATAATTTTTGCAGATTGTGATTATGACAAAATGCTATCCACTACTATAAAATCGTCTTTTGCCAATCAAGGTCAAATATGTCTTTGTGGAAGCAGGATTTTTGTAGAAGAGTCTATATATGGGAAATTCAAAGAGGATTTTGTCAAAAAAGTAAGTGAATTAAAAGTTGGCATTCCTTTTGATTCAGAAACGAATGTTGGAGCATTAGTTTCTAAACAACATCTTGAAAAAGTAAAATCATATATTGATATTGCAGAGCAGGAGGGTGGTGAGATTTTATTTGGTGGAGAAAGAGTTAGTGTAAACGGAGCAGAGAATGGATATTATTTACAACCAACGATTATTGAAGTTGATAGTAATAAGTGTAAATTAAACCAAGAAGAAATCTTTGGACCAGTAGTAACAATAATGTCTTTCAAAACTCAAGAGGAAGCACTAACTTTGGCCAATGATGTTTCTTATGGGTTATCAGCCACCTTATGGACAAATAACTTAAATAGAACCATGCAAATGAGCCAAGAATTACAAGCAGGAATAGTTTGGGTAAACACCTGGTTAATGCGAGATTTAAGAACTCCATTTGGAGGAACAAAAGCAAGCGGTGTCGGTAGAGAAGGAGGTTTCGAAGCTTTACGTTTTTTTACAGAACCTAAAAATATATGTATACAATATAAATAGTTGAATTTATGAAAATTAGATTATCAGTACTACTGTTGTTTTTGTCAATCGTTAGTTTTGGTCAGAAGAAAGATATCCAAGTACATAATACAGAAAAATATTTCATAGAATACCCAAAGAGTTGGTCATTTGAATTATCTGAAAATCCAAGTGTAGAATTTATTCTTAAAACCAAAGAACAAAAAACAGATCCGTTTAGAGAAAATATTACACTTGTTATTCAGGATCTTAAGGAGAAAGATATGTCTCTTGAAGAGTATATTGAGTTGACAGAATCACAACTAAGAAATATGATGAAAGGGTCAATAGTTTCTGAAAATATGTACGACAAGATTAAGAAAAGACATGTACTTGTATATTCAGTAAATGTGTCATCAGCTTATTTGAAAGTTAAGCAGCATTTCTATAAAAAAGGAAATCAAATCTATATATTAACTTTTACCGCTTTAAAAAAATCTTTTGAGGATTATAAAAGAGCAGCAGACACCGTTTTAAATAGTTTTGTGTTTAAACCAAATAAATAATGAATTTAGATCTAGAAAATAAAAATGCATTGGTTTGTGGAAGTACTCAAGGAATTGGAAAAGCCACTGCTATTGGTTTAGCTGAAGAAGGCGTAAATGTTACTTTGGTAGCAAGAAATGAGGAAAAGTTAAAGGCAGTTCTAAGTGAATTACCCAATAATAACCAAAACCATAGTTATATAGTTGCTGATTTTACAAATCCAGAAGATTTGAAAAATAAAATTGAAGCATCTAAAAATAACTATCATATTCTTATTAACAATACTGGTGGGCCGGCAGGAGGTCCAGTTTTTAATGCGGAATTAAGCGAGTTCGAACGTGCTTTTACTATGCATTTAAAATGTAATCATGTGTTAACTCAAGCCGTTGTTCCTTTTATGAAAGAACAAGGTTACGGAAGAGTAATAAATGTAATTTCGACATCCGTGAAACAACCCTTAGATGGACTAGGTGTATCGAATACAATTAGAGGTGCAGTTGCGAATTGGTCTAAAACAATGGCAAATGAATTAGGTCAGTTTGGAATTACAGTGAACAATGTGTTGCCTGGCGCTACTTCTACAGAAAGATTAAATGAAATTATAAATAATAAAGCTAACAAAACAGGTAAGTCTGTAGACGAAGTAATTAATACAATGAAAAATGCTGCTCCAGCAAAGAGATTTGCAAAGCCAGAAGAGGTTGCTAATGCAGTTGTGTTTTTAGCAAGTGAAAGAGCAAGTTTTATAAACGGGATTAATGTTCCTGTTGATGGAGGTAGAACAAAGTCTTTATAAGACTAGACTTATAAAAAATTAAAAACACCAGAGTAGAAAATTTAAATTTTACTCTGGTGTTTTTGGTTAAAGGTAAGTAGTGGAATACCTTAGTTATTTTCACACCAAACAACTAAATAAGGACTAGATGGTAAGTCATCCCAGTCTTTACCTTCATTGTTAATAGATATTTTGAATGCTGTATATTCCTTAATAATAACTCCTTGTTGGTTAAATTGTTCTTTAGATATAGTTGCTGTGCTTCCATCTCCGTAAAATATTTTCAATCCTTTGTAAAAGTCAATATTATCAATTCCTCCATTTATCGCCTCTATTTCTGTTCTTACGGTAATTTCTGTAGCGGTTTCAGAAATTCTACATACTCTTGATCTCAATCCTGGTTTTGAAGAACCAGTTCCATCGGGTACAGAGCTTAGACATTCTGTATTATATTCAACCCAATTTTTGCAGCTGTCATCGGTATTTCCATCCCCAGATCCATCTCCCGTTACAAAGGCCTTATTATTTGCAGAATTCCAAGAAACGGCATCACCGTTTTTCACTTCTTTGTCTGTAAACACTCTCTTAAATCCATCTTTCGTGAAACCTGAAAATTGTAATATTCCTCCTTTATCAACAGTTACATCAACACTTTTCGTTTCACCAGATTTTATACCCGTGAGAAAAGCTAAATCAGACCCTCCTATATCATTTCCATCTTGATCGTAAACTAAAACTGATGAGGTAGACTCAGAGTCATTTGCAGAATTTGGACTAAAAGTATAAGTAAAATTAAAAGTAACAGAATTAGAGTCTTCACTAGAACATGAAACTAGAACTGTTAGGACTGTAAATAAGAAAAGTTTTAAGTACTTCATATGATGTAGTTTTATGACAGAAACAAAGCTCAGGAACAAAAAAGCCAAATCAAATACCTAAGAATGGGTAATTCTTGTAAAGTCAAGATTCTTATGTGAATAACTAGAATTTTTAAATTTATTTAAGTTTACAATGGCTATTTCTTTTCACTTTACTTAAATTTATAACTCATTAAAACTTACATATGAATCTAGTTCAACCTTTAAATTTTAAAAAATGGATTGACGAACATCGTCATTTATTGAAGCCACCAGTAGGAAATAAACAAGTTTGGGATAATGGTGAATATATAGTGATGGTTGTTGGTGGACCGAATAGTAGAAAGGATTATCATTATAATGAAACTCCGGAGTTTTTCTATCAAGTAGAAGGCGATATGGTTTTAAAAATTATAGATGATAAAGGAGAAATGGTAGATGTAGAGATAAATGAAGGAGATATTTATTTGTTGCCAGCTAAGGTTCC
This genomic window from Tenacibaculum sp. 190524A05c contains:
- a CDS encoding RidA family protein, with the protein product MEKKVTPRGAYPHVKVVGDFIFVSGTSSRRPDNTIAGVELIDEMNTKKLDIEIQTREVLKNIDRNLQTVGASLKDVVDVTTFLVNMNDFAGYNKAYGEFFEKETGPTRTTVAVHQLPHPDLVVEIKVTAYKKQE
- a CDS encoding SDR family oxidoreductase yields the protein MNLDLENKNALVCGSTQGIGKATAIGLAEEGVNVTLVARNEEKLKAVLSELPNNNQNHSYIVADFTNPEDLKNKIEASKNNYHILINNTGGPAGGPVFNAELSEFERAFTMHLKCNHVLTQAVVPFMKEQGYGRVINVISTSVKQPLDGLGVSNTIRGAVANWSKTMANELGQFGITVNNVLPGATSTERLNEIINNKANKTGKSVDEVINTMKNAAPAKRFAKPEEVANAVVFLASERASFINGINVPVDGGRTKSL
- a CDS encoding 3-hydroxyanthranilate 3,4-dioxygenase; the encoded protein is MNLVQPLNFKKWIDEHRHLLKPPVGNKQVWDNGEYIVMVVGGPNSRKDYHYNETPEFFYQVEGDMVLKIIDDKGEMVDVEINEGDIYLLPAKVPHSPQRKENTVGLVIEYPRSEGMLDALEWYCENCGTPLYREEFALDDIETDMPKIFDKYYSDKEKCTCSNCGTVMDAPKKIK
- a CDS encoding aldehyde dehydrogenase, which translates into the protein MNIKNYINGEFVNPIKNQWIDNYNPSIGEVYGKIPNSTEEDIEKAYQAANEAFPNWSKTTLDERSNILSKIAQLIKEKLEVLAEAESKDNGKPLSLAKAVDIPRASSNFQFFANAITQFASEAHESVGFNAINLTLRQPIGVVGCISPWNLPLYLFTWKIAPAIAAGNCVVAKPSEVTPMTAFLLGEICNEAGLPKGVLNIVHGLGNSAGQAIIAHPKIKAISFTGGTNTGAHIARTAAPMFKKLSLELGGKNPNIIFADCDYDKMLSTTIKSSFANQGQICLCGSRIFVEESIYGKFKEDFVKKVSELKVGIPFDSETNVGALVSKQHLEKVKSYIDIAEQEGGEILFGGERVSVNGAENGYYLQPTIIEVDSNKCKLNQEEIFGPVVTIMSFKTQEEALTLANDVSYGLSATLWTNNLNRTMQMSQELQAGIVWVNTWLMRDLRTPFGGTKASGVGREGGFEALRFFTEPKNICIQYK
- a CDS encoding PsbP-related protein, yielding MKIRLSVLLLFLSIVSFGQKKDIQVHNTEKYFIEYPKSWSFELSENPSVEFILKTKEQKTDPFRENITLVIQDLKEKDMSLEEYIELTESQLRNMMKGSIVSENMYDKIKKRHVLVYSVNVSSAYLKVKQHFYKKGNQIYILTFTALKKSFEDYKRAADTVLNSFVFKPNK